CTCCCAGAGGAAAATCCTGATTCTGCGCCATGCTGCAGTTGATTGGTGATGTCTGCTGTGGTCACGGATATTCACCATCCCTGATCTACAGGCTGGGTGACCTCTTCCCTGAACAGGACACAATCCCCCAGCCAGGACTTTGGTCGCAGAGGAGGCCCTGGCCAGTGAGGTACAAACTACTCCACCGACCCCCACACGGGCCCAGGGTCCCCCTCGTCTGCCAGGACAATGTCTGCTCCCTTTTCTGTGGATGTTAATGTTGGTTGAATTAGGAAACACTTGCCTAGAATAGAAACACGTTACAGGGTTAATTGCTTCTCTGCCAAAATGACTACATGCTTTCTTCCTCACCTGGGACCCGAAGGACATTCTGGCTGTTCCCAGGAGTAGCCTCCGACCCATCAAAACTCTGCCCGTGGACGTGCAGACGGGCCTGGGAGCAGTGCTCTGGACCAGAGTTCATAGAAACACTTCTCGCGATGCTCTGGCCCTGTGCAGTCTGGGCTGCCTCATTTGGACACCTTGGCCTGCAGGGTGCTGGGCAGATAGAGGTATCTCCAGATGGCATAGTAGTGGGTACCAGCCCCGAAGGCCACAAAGAGATGCCAGATGGCGTGGGCAAAGGGGATCCTCCCGTCACTCTTGAAGAACACCATACCCAAGCAGTAGAAGACCCCTCCAGTCATCAGCTCCCAGATGCCCTCGGTGTTGGGCTGTCAGGAAGGACAAGGGTGGGGGCACAGGTCAGAGAGGCAGCCGCCAAGGCTGAGAGCCCCTTCCCACCACTCCCCCACACCCCAAAACGAAAAGAGACGTGGATGGCGAGCCAGCCCAGATGCCTGGGTAGGAGGTCTCAACACGTGTTGTCTATCCTCTCCAACTTAATTCTCAGATGTTACCATTTCTATCAAAATCTCGAAGACTATTCCGGGTTCACAGCAGCCAAGTTTGACGTATACTGTATCACAACTTTCTTAAAAGGAATACAGGTCCGGGATGAAGAATTATagagaaaccaaacaaaaaaacattaagaaaaaaggagTCGTCCTTGCTGTCAGAGATGGGCGCTGTTAACACCCACATGAGTGCTTCGTGGTTAAAGGGAATGGCAGAGACTGAGCGAGGAGAACCTGCCATACCAtcacccccccaccgccccccgcctccccggGGCCACCCATACACCTGTTACAGGCTCCCACTGCTGACAGTATCCTTCCAGAAACACACGCTAGGCACTTCAGGTGGATGTACGAGGCCCAGGAACTGACTGTTCCAGACAAAGCGGTTCCTTCACCATCTCCTCCACGCTGCAACTCCACCTTGGGTCACTGCCCTGTGGGGGGACCCGTCCGCGTCTCACAGGGACAGCCCCCTCCGGCGTCTGAACAGCTCCATGGTATTTCAGCGTCCTTGCGGACACGGATGCCCTCGGTCCTCGAGAGCGTCATACTGGAGCATTAATGACCCAGGAGACTCAGCCCCTCCCCGCTCTTGCAAAGGAGGCAGGCAGGACCACATGTGGCGGTCATGGAGACGCGCCCACGGCACGCACTACGGGAGGAAAGCGGGTCGCAGAGAAGAGGAACAGCGGAGTCCGTATGTCTGCGTGGCCACATCGatttgcatataaataaataaatgaaaagaactcGCAAACTGAACGGTGGTTGCAGCTGGGGCACCgtactggggaggagggggatggggggcttGGTTCCTTCACGCATTTTCAGACTTATTTTTTGCAGGGACTGTGTATTTAACTATACCCTGACTATACAgaagtatatatatgtacttaaacATATGTAATACATCGTTTGATGGATATTGTATAACTTAGTACTTATTTCAtgcaatttataaaatttatacattttttaaagattttatttatttatttgacagacagagatcacaagtaggcagagaggcaggcagggagaggggggaagcaggctccacgctgagcagagagcccagtgcggggctcgatcccaggaccctgggaccatgacctgaactgaaggcagtggcctaacccaccaagccacccaggcacccctaaaatttatacatttttaagtaagtttcaaagagttttttaaaagtctaaactttttttttaatcttttttttttttaatttatttatttgagagagagacagtgagaaagagcatgagtgaggagaaagtcagagggagaagcacactccccatggagctgggcgcctgatgcgggactcgatcccaggattccaggatcatgacctgagccgaaggcagtcgtccaaccaactgagccacccaggtgtcccaaaagtctaaacttttaaaaaatatttatctaacataaattatataatgtaatatttaatatacttcataaaatttttttaagtttttaaaatttaaattgctttaaaatttcaAGATATTACAATATAATAGTTGGTTTAATATAATtcataagatctttaaaataaatgtaagtgaattctttaatatttaaaaaaattaaacatttttcatttaaatgacagcatacttattttattttttaaatactcttcatagattttttaacttttttaaaaatacatttaaatattttaaattttttaaaatgttaaaaatatttattataaattttttaaaatcaaaaaacaaatataaaagaattttttaaactttaatatttgtttactataaattatataatgatataatgtAAAGTTTAACTTAATAAtcctcagaatttttttaattttttaaaaagtaaatttaaatattttttaactttaaaattttaaaaatatttaatctagatacaataatataatatttaatttaatattatacagcctaaggtgtgcctgggtggctcagtgggttaagccgctgccttcggctcaggtcacgatctcagggtcctgggatcgagtcccgcatcggactctctgctcagcagcgagcctgcttccctctctctctctctctctctgcctgcctctccatctacttgtgatttctctctgtcaaataaataaaaaaaaatctttaaaaaaattttaaaaaaaatattatacagcctaatagataaatatacatatttaaataaaaatgaacttggaGGGGAAAAGGCAGTCTGTGAGAATAAATACAAATCATTGGGGAAATGCTGAGCAGACGAAATGATGGGGCCACAGATTAAAACATAATTAAGCTACCTTAAGCAAAACAGCTTGGTGTCAGGATAGAGACGGGCCCCTGGGCGAAACAGAACTGAAATAGCGAAGGGAGACCCACATCTACGTGTGAATTAAACGTGACCAAAGGAGCTCATGGAAACGACAGATAATTGACATCACTGGCTAGGGGCTCAGGGACGGATCACCGCGTCCAGGAGAAACCACAGCGGGAAGGTTAAACCACAAGACAGACAGGAGAAGACACAGGTAAACATTTACGTGAACTTGGAGAAAGAAGACCCTCCTAGCCATACCGCTTAGGTTTGTAAagctataaaatgtttaaaaacacaaaacccctACTAAACTCGACAATGTAGAATTTTACCACCTCCCAATAAACCACTGTATAAGATAATAAACCTGGGGAGGGTGCCAGGCTGGTGAGTTTACTGTGCCCACTTGACAGATGGGACAACTGAGGCTGGCAGAGGCGAGGTGGTCCACGTGTGGCCCACccagctgcttctctgcctgggcTCTGCCCCTCACGGGTCCAGGCGGAGCGGCCCAAAGATCCTCATCCCCACAGTCAGGGGTGATGGGGGCCAATCTCAGCTCAGCCACTCAGGGGCGCCCCCACCCCCTGCGTGAGCCAGCCAGGCCGTCATGAACAGGACCTCATGTCCCTCTCCAGGGACTTGGGACTTACTATGTCCCAGGCCCCGTCCTATTCGCTGTCCATGGGTCTTCCTATCGAATCCTTAAACACACAGGGAGCCTGTCACAGGGATGGGAGCTGAAGCGGGGGGCCGGGGGCTGACGCGGGGAGGGTCGCCGTGCTCCCTGGAGGTTAGGCAGGGTCAGCCCCTGCAAGGCCAGGGAGTGGAGCCCCCCAGGGCTAGCCTCTCTGCTCTACTGAGTACCTCTTGAGGCCTCAGCTTGCCCAGGCACCAGAGGCGGGGCTCAGACACGGCCATCCCCAGAGTCACTCGGGGTCCCTCCAGCCCGCTGGGGGCCCCCTGGCCGGGTAGGTGGGACTCACCATTGAGAGGATGACCAGGGCGGGGAAGAAACCCATGATGACGTAGCAGAGCAGCTCCACCAGCTTGTACCTGGCAGGAAGACAAGCCATCTGGGCCTCGGAACAGCCTCCCCAGGAGGAATGGCACACAGCTCCCCGTTCTGGGTAGGAGGGACACCCCAACCAAAGGAGTGAGAAGAACgctgccctctgcccagccctCCTGGGCTCTGACGTCACCCCGGGACACGCGGCAGGTGCCGGCAGAGCTGGGTGGCCCTGGGCAGCTGTCCATCCCTCTGGGACTTGGTCTCCATCAGTGGGAGAACAGACCAGGATTGTCCCTGCTAAGTATAGCGCATGTGCGGGCCCCTGCCACAGCTCGGGCCAGGGGCTGTCATCACcacaggatcccaggacctctTCCCCGCCAGGCCCAGGCAGCTGCCCTCCATCCGTCCGAGTGGCTGCACTGGTTGACAGATTTGCCCTCCCTGGAAATTCCAGAAGTCAGCTACTCCTTTTTGCTTCCATagctctgtttccttcctcataCAGCAGAATGGAGCCTCTCCCCTCATCTAACAACCCAGCTTAGGGAACACAGGTAACACGGAACCTACAAGGtcttttttaaaacctcttcAGATCGACCCTACAGGCTGTGGCTCTGGTGGCCACCCCCGGGGCCTGAACCCCAGGATGCCGGGCAGAGCTGTGCCCTCATGTTTTGGGGTCGTCCTGGAGCCTCCTCTCCCCGAGACCAGGGAGGAGGCCCAGCCCACCCGATCCCCTGCCCCGTCCCCAGCCTTGGCTTACCGCTCGtggaaaaagaagacataaatggtGCCCACCGAGGCCATGATCCAGACCAGCCAACGCATATGGGAAGCCCAGGGGCCCAGCTCCCGAAGGTTCAGCCTGAGAGAGAGCCAAGAGCACAGCCTGAGGGGGGTTACCCGGGGCCCAGCCCCTCCTGGGAAGACAGACCCCAGAGAAGCCCCAGGCCCCGTGGCTCTGCAAGTGGGATGTGGGCTCTCAGGGtggaaagacagagaaacagacagaaacAATAAGCAATGATTAGAGGAAAAAGGCTCTTCCTTCCTGATTCTCCCACCAGCTTCCAAGAGCGGGCTTCTCTCTGCGCTGCTGGGCTGAGGCCATTTCCCTGGGGCAGGCACCTGCAGGGGCCTGGCTCTCTCTAGCATTTGGCTACAGCAGCAAGGCCACACCCACGGCCACCCTCCAGCAGCCTCTCTGTCACCTCGTGGGCAAAGGCCAGGACTTTTCCGATGAAAGGGGGGGGAATCTCTGCCCTGGACAGAGGTGGGCCTGGTCTTAGCCGTCCCTCATTATCTGTCACTACGGGCTTCTCTAGATTCTGTGTTTGACCTTCATTGATGGATTCTCCCCTCCTCTGATCTTCTACGATGAATCCTTTATACCAAATGTGCCGCGTTCAAATCATTGTATGGTTTCTGTCTCCCAACGGCACCCTGCCAGATACACCGCGCTGTGGCATTGTCACAGCAGCTGGGAACCAGGAGACCGGTCCGCACTTAGGTGAGGACATCTCCCGGCGTGTCGCTAGGTGTGGTGGCGAGCAGCGAGGGGAGAGTAACAGGCCTGTATTATTTGCACACGTGAAGAGAGACGTGTAACTGTGTGCGGGACACCGATCAGAGCCCCTTGTCGGGTGGGGAGCAGGAGATCCTTCTAGAAATGGTTGATGATGGCAGGGGTTGCGGGGGAAAGGAGCCTTTCACTTTTTTCTGGAGTGAATTTCTTCAATGAGAATGTCTTATATACAACCTCTGTCCACCCCCGTGTCCCCCAAAAAAGCAATCGGCTCCGAGTCCAATTGTTATTATAAAGAAGCTCATGTATAACTGGAAAGcctaaaggtaaaaaataaataaataaataaaccgacACATTACTCGGAAGAGCCATTGGTGAGGATCATTCTAACTGGCTTTCCGAACAGACACAGAACAGGACGGTGGGAAGGAGACTCAGTATAAAATGGGTCGGAGGGGacgggcagaggaagggaaggaggagactGGCTCAGATGGGGTTGTGGGGAGCCTCGACGACACAGGTCATTGCTTACTGAAATATCCCACTGAATCTCCACCtgactttaaaagaagaaaatgaaccctcccctccccccacaaaaagtGTGCTGCATTGCAAACAAAtatttctgctcctctctctctctctctgctactccTGAGGCTTTCAAGAATCTttaagaataggggcgcctgggtggctccgtgagttaaagcctttgcctttggcccaggtcatagtctcagggtcctggaatcgagccccgcatcaggctctctgctcagcagggaccctgcttcccactctctctctgcctgcctctctgcctttgcacACGTGAAGAGAGACGTGTAACTGTGCAGGACACCGATCAGAGCCCCTTGTCGGGTGGGGAGCAGGAGATCCTTCTAGAAATGGTTGATGATGtaatcgctgtctgtcaaataaataaataaataaatcttaaaaaaaaaaaaaaaacataaaaatatgggGTTTCCTGACTGAGGCAAGGATGGGGAAAACCCATGGTCactcacacccccacccccccatggtCTTCTAGGGACCTCCAGGGCTTTTCAGAAAACGGCGTGAGAACCATTCAAAGAAAAATACCCACCAAATGATTCTACACCGTCTTGCCCCATGTCCCGCTTTCCCATGCACCCAGCCCGGAAACTGGTCACCAAGCCCCTTTGTCTGTCTAACTCCTCCCACACAACCAATCAACCCACTCGGCACATGAAACtgtttctggaggtcagaaaaGGCCGCCTCTTAGCAACGTCATAGGATTTGAGCCAACACATCCATGCGCGGGTACTAAGGAGACTGACTGTGGCAAGGTCTCTCCTACCCAAGGGATGGAGCGCCCCAATCCCAGAAACATCTACAAGCAGGGGACGGCCAGGAAATGTTATGCTgttgtagaaaaacaaaacaaaagacggGGCATTCTTCAATGTACTAATACAGAGAGTCGCCCCCGGTGAAATCACCAAGAGAGCAAAAGCAAATCAGAGTTTGTATAGTGCCCCTCCTTTTGCATTAGAAGGCGGAGGAAAAGTATAAACACAGATGCATTTATGGTATTATGGGCACACACCTGGGGgctctctttgcacaaaataagTCTGGAAAGAGACTCAGGAAACTGGCCGTAAGTAGTTGCTTCCAGAAGGAGAACGGGCAGAGGGCGTCTTTTTACCGACATGCTTTTGTGCGGGGGTCAACAGATGACCCAGCCAAAGAGAAGACATTCAGAGAGAGGAAGCCAGGCCAGGCCCCCCACCACCTCACCACTGCCCAGGAGGATACAGAGATACTCACCAGGGTGCGTAGGACGCCGCGATGAAGAAGTAGATGACCATACGGTCGAACATGTGCAGGCAATGCTCCACCATCCTGGGGCAGAGAAGGGGTAGGGGACAGGGTTAAGGTCCCAGAGCCACGCCCTGGGACAAACGTGCCTCCTTGCCCTGTAGGTGCAGAGGGGACTGGGCTGGAGGCTCAGATGCCAGCATTCTGGTTCAGGTCCAGGTCTGGAGCCAGAAGACCCAAGTTCTAATCACGACCTCATCACTTATGGACTATGACCTTGAACCAGCTCTCTGatctgtggggtggggaggacaccAGCAGCCCATCACAGGGCGGCCGTGCGGGTTAAGCACATTGGTACTTAGCATAGCACCGTGCGTATCAGGATGTGCAATAAACCTTCACCGTTTTTGTCGTGACCTCACGTTGAGTAGCCAACGGTAGCCGTCAAAGTGTTTGCCCAGTGTGGTGGCCAACCTCCAAAATGGTGCCCAAAGAGCCCCACGTGCTGGTATCCACACCCATGCGTGGTCCCCTGCCACGATGAATAAGGCAAACACATGTAACCAACAGAGGGCTGAAGAAATATAGTGATTTCTGAGGCTGGATCATAGACGCTCCAAGGTTTTCCGTTATTTAAAACCCCtgtgactggggcgcctgggtggctcagtcggttgagttgtctgccttcggctcaggtcacgatttcagggtcctgggatagagtcccacatcgggctctctgctcagcagggagcctgcttcccttcctctgcctctctgcctacttgtgatctctctctctgtcaaataaataaataaataagtctttaaaaaaaaaaaaagataaaacctcTGTGACGTAGGGTAACGTATTACAGAACCACAGATAACTACTATAAACTGATTCTGCCCAGAAAACCGCAGCCCTCGGTAAAATGGACCAGGGATCCTGCGTGTAGTTTCATCGCGTGTCCTCCTAGAAATGAAAGTGGCAACAGCCGCTAGCGTGATGCGTGCAGCGTGGGCCATAAGCACATCACTGGTCTAAGCGTATTTATGAGCATTAACTTCTTAATCCCACCTGGAAGACAGGTGCTGTTTTTTTCACCGGCTATGTGACAGGTGAGGACAGGAAGGGCCAGCACAGTCCCACCGGGGGTTAAGCAGGCATTAAACCCAATGACTGGTTTCTTAGTGAGAAAAAGGGGAGGGAGATTTGGACAAagagacacacagggaagaaGGCTGCGTGAAGACACAGGCAGCCGGGAGTGACAAGCCGGAAGTCTAGGAACACGGGGGCCCCCAGAAGGTGAAAGAGGCAGGATTTTCCCCTAGAGACTTCAGAGGGCGCACGGCCCCACCGACGCCCGGATCTCGGCCTTCTGGCCTCCTAAACTACAAGAGAATGAATTCTGTTGTTTCCAGCTGCCCCATCCATGGTCTTTTGTTGCAGCAGCCACAAGAAACTCATACAGTGGGGCAGGACCGAGACCCACAGAGAAGGCAAGAACGGGAAACAGGAATGGGAGCTAGAGCAGagtcacggggcacctggggggaGGAGCGGGCCGCTGCAGCTGGAGATGCGGGGTCACTGCAGAAAAAGGGACAGAGCTTCCattcaggaagaggaagaaagttcTGGAGTTGGGCGGTGGTGTTGGACCCACAGTGTGAACGTGTTTAAAGCCCCTGAGTTGGATGCTTCAGACTGGCAAAGAGAGTCCATTTATGTTATGGGTATTCGccccagtgtttttaaaaatggaaagcaaagcaaaaatttaaaaaatccgaGACAATGCTCAGACCGCAGAATTATTGAAAAGATTACGGGTGATATCTGTACGCGAGGCCTGGACCTGGGacggtggcggggtggggggggtgcccaGAAGGGGAAGGTCATTCTGACGGTTCTGACAGTTAGGAGGGTCCCTCGTAACAATACTGGGAGCTGGGGGCTTGCTCTCCGGGCTTCTTGGGGGTGAGCAAAGGAGGCTCATGGGGGGGTGAGGTGGTCTGCCCAGCTGGGACCCAATCCCGGGTGGCCAGCCGAAGCAAAGACAGCGTGACAGTCATCGCCCCAGACCCCTCTGGGTTCAGCTAGGcacgccccccacccaccccgccctGGTCACCTGCCCGGCCCACATCGCTCCCGTGGACTAGGCAGAGGCACCTGAGATGGCTCTTCTTCCAGGAGATGGTGTGGAACACTGTGGACACCACGAAGAGCCCACAGAGGCCAAGCCCATAGACCCAGGCGGAGATGGCCTCCCAGTCGTCGTCGGACAGGAAGTAGAGGTTGGAGCTGCCGAGGATGCTGGGAATGatccagagctgaaagcagagagggGGCGGGTGCTGCAGGGCCAGGCTTGGccgtggggagtggggaggtacACAATCCCTGAGCTTCCCCGAGCATGTGCCCACCGTCTCCTCCAGACTCGCAACGTCCAACAGAACCTCCGTCCCTGGTGGGAAGGTCCCAGACCAGCACCATCCAGCATGGGATCCACTGGGCCCCTGACCGCCAAGTCGTGACTTGCCAATAAcgtgaagttttttgttttatttcattctcattgattttaGTCTCAATTTCAGCCACCCCACGGAGCTCgtggctaccatattgggcaGCACGGCTCTAGAGAAGATCGTGGAAAACACGAAGGCTCCCCACCTCAAGGAGCATCGCTGGTCACCAGCCTCGCGGTCCCCGGGCACGCCACGCTACCCCACACCCGTGTGGTTGCCCATGTAGTTAGCGCCTTCTGGAGAAAATAGACCTCCCCACCAGGCCCACCTGGAGAGCCCTTCTCTCTTCACACCTTGGTTAACCCATCATTTCCCTGGAGAAGTCTAGAACTCTCCAAAGCACTTTCAGGGACCCCCCTCCCCGAAAGTGTGCCCAGTTCTGCATGTCGGGAGCACCTTTTCAGGAGAAACGGTCTCCAATAGCCCCAGCCAAGAGAACTGTAACGTGAGTCGCCCAGGTCATCTTGGATGTTCTGGGACTCGTGTTTTTAAAGGGAGAAACAAACAGGTGAAATGAATGTGAATACTATATTGTGTTCAACCCAGTAGATCCAAAATACTGTGTActatacacaaatatattaagGAGATATTTTACATCCCGTTTTCCCTGCCATGGCTTCCCAAGTGGGCATGAAGGTCATGCCCGCGGGACATCTCCAAGGGACGCGCTGCATTTCAAGGACACGATAGCCACTCGGGGCCAGCGGCTACCAAACCGGACAACGTGGGTCTAGAGTTTTCATGATTTCCAAAGGGGTCCCCTGCCCAGAGAAGGATTTCTTAGACAAGACAAggactccaggcagagggaacggcATATGCCAAGACCTGGAAGTGTACCTTCTATCCAGGAAACAGCACCTTCAGGCGCTGGAACCTGGGAGAAGGGTGTGGCAGGAGGGAAGCCGGCTGACTTACGAGCTAACTAACACTGCTTCCTATGGGGTCCTGATGCTGTGCAGGAACCAGGGAGCCAGGAAGGTTCGCAGAGCAAAAGAGAGGCACGCTCAGTACCACAGTCCAATGTACCCAAATGGCCTTCCCTCCAGATGCCACTCACTCTTCCAAGGGCCACAGAGGCTGTCAGTCGGGACACTGTCGTGGAAGAGAGGTGGACTCTCTCCAAGGGTGAAGAGGCTGCGCCCCTCCCACCTGAAAGTGTCTCCTGCTCTCCATCCCCCAAAAGCCAACTCACAGCGTGGGTGGCGCAGTTGGCCGCATGCTCGTACTCGGTGGGCTGGTACCTCTTGTGGGCGGGGACTCGGTGGTTCATGAACCTGGAAAGACAGGAATCATTCCCGGAAGCTGGGCCAGGAAGCCGGGAGCAGCTGTGGTCCCAGGATTCCCCGGAGACCTGACGTTGGGGTCCCTCCTGGTGGGAAAAGAggatccctcccctccccctcctccctcccctccccatccccctcctcccGAGCCCCCCTCccatcttctccccacccccctctcccccctcttTCTATGACACTTTTTTTGAACTGGCCAGTATGTAGTAGTGCCTGATCCCCAATGTGGTATTTGCTGCAAAACTTCGCTAAATACAAAATTCTCTTcacttcctgtttctcttttccctccgTGAGACATAgcgcagggctccctgctccgacaGCCTGATCGGGTCTCACTTGTGCCCCCACCCGCATAACCACCACCACGCAGGAGGAGCCCGAGctcatgccccaccccccacaggaAGGGCCCTTAGGGCCCCTCCCAGTGACTCTTCCCTCAAGGGAAACCACTTGCGACACTGTCATCATTGATTAGTTTGGCCCGTTCTTGAACTTCCCATCAATGAGATCACACAGCACAAATCCTTCTTTGTCTGGCTTCTTGGGTCCCACGTGACTTGGGCGagattcattcatattgttgGACGCCGGGAGCGGCTGTTTTCATCGCCATAGAGAATTCCAGACACTATTTATGTTATCCGCTCTCCCAGAGGTGGACGGTCCGATCTGGGGCCACCACGGAGAACCCTGCACCACACAGTTCATAGAACTCACAATCCAGAAGGCACCAGATTCAAGCAGAAATCCCAATACCATGTGATTCATACTCCCCATCCTTTCAGGAAATCCTCAGGAGCTCCTACCACATGCTGGCTGGAGTTGAGAGGAGGGATAAGGCAGAGTGTGAAGGACTCCAAGAGGGCGCAGGCTCCCCAAGGCACGGGCACACCCGCATAGCACCCAGCTCCACAGTGGGCACCAGCCAACAGGTATCAAGGGATAAGTGAGTTTACCAGACAAAAAGACAGGTAGGAGAAGGAAGGGCACTGGCCCACGAAGAAGTAGACATGGGTGTGCAGAGCAGGGTGGCAAGCAGCCCAGCGTGTACGGGGCAGTGTTACGGGCTGGTGTCTTCCCAAAATTCCTATGTGGATGGAGGTCCTAACCCCCAAGGACCTCAGAAAGTGACCCCATCTGGAAACACAGCTGGAGCAGGTGTCCTCAGTTAAGATTAGGTCCCACCGGAGGAGGGCAAGCCCCTAATCTGTTTATGGGGAAAGAACCACCGAGCCGAAGCCCACGAGACAATGGAGACACAGATCACAGTGATGTGACCACAGAGGGCTGCTGAAACTGCCAGAGGCTGGGAGACTGGCACAGAAGCCTCTCCAGGGCCTCAGGAAGGAGTCAGCCCCGTCGACACCTTGGTCTTGCACTTCTGGCCTCCGGAGCTGGGAGACCAAATTTGTGTTCAGTCACCAAGTGTATGGCCATTTGTACCATAGCCCTAGAGACCCTAACATAGGTAGGCACTGTGTTCATTTTGATAGATGCCGCCCAAAAGCCCCCAAGAG
The sequence above is a segment of the Mustela lutreola isolate mMusLut2 chromosome 17, mMusLut2.pri, whole genome shotgun sequence genome. Coding sequences within it:
- the MMD2 gene encoding monocyte to macrophage differentiation factor 2 isoform X3 → MNHRVPAHKRYQPTEYEHAANCATHALWIIPSILGSSNLYFLSDDDWEAISAWVYGLGLCGLFVVSTVFHTISWKKSHLRMVEHCLHMFDRMVIYFFIAASYAPWLNLRELGPWASHMRWLVWIMASVGTIYVFFFHERYKLVELLCYVIMGFFPALVILSMPNTEGIWELMTGGVFYCLGMVFFKSDGRIPFAHAIWHLFVAFGAGTHYYAIWRYLYLPSTLQAKVSK
- the MMD2 gene encoding monocyte to macrophage differentiation factor 2 isoform X2; this translates as MTAAACAETYRFMNHRVPAHKRYQPTEYEHAANCATHALWIIPSILGSSNLYFLSDDDWEAISAWVYGLGLCGLFVVSTVFHTISWKKSHLRMVEHCLHMFDRMVIYFFIAASYAPWLNLRELGPWASHMRWLVWIMASVGTIYVFFFHERYKLVELLCYVIMGFFPALVILSMPNTEGIWELMTGGVFYCLGMVFFKSDGRIPFAHAIWHLFVAFGAGTHYYAIWRYLYLPSTLQAKVSK
- the MMD2 gene encoding monocyte to macrophage differentiation factor 2 isoform X4 translates to MFAPRLLDFQKTKYARFMNHRVPAHKRYQPTEYEHAANCATHALWIIPSILGSSNLYFLSDDDWEAISAWVYGLGLCGLFVVSTVFHTISWKKSHLRMVEHCLHMFDRMVIYFFIAASYAPWLNLRELGPWASHMRWLVWIMASVGTIYVFFFHERYKLVELLCYVIMGFFPALVILSMGSDPRWSCSVEEMVKEPLCLEQSVPGPRTST
- the MMD2 gene encoding monocyte to macrophage differentiation factor 2 isoform X1 — protein: MFAPRLLDFQKTKYARFMNHRVPAHKRYQPTEYEHAANCATHALWIIPSILGSSNLYFLSDDDWEAISAWVYGLGLCGLFVVSTVFHTISWKKSHLRMVEHCLHMFDRMVIYFFIAASYAPWLNLRELGPWASHMRWLVWIMASVGTIYVFFFHERYKLVELLCYVIMGFFPALVILSMPNTEGIWELMTGGVFYCLGMVFFKSDGRIPFAHAIWHLFVAFGAGTHYYAIWRYLYLPSTLQAKVSK